GTCTTAGTGATGCAGGTTCATAAAGTGCAGCATCTAAACGAAGGCGAGTAATCATCGCTACGGATGATACAAATCGAGAATAGTTACTAACGGCAGAAAGTAATTCCAATGCTGCAAAACTACTGTCGGCAACTATGACTAGCTCTCGATTTGGAAGCCATCGTTTAACTTGCAAAATCATTTGCCTTGCCCAATCCGTTAATTTTTTATGCTGACGTTGTTGTTTTTGATGGTAGCGTTCGGATGGAGCTAAAGCTGTAAAAAATGGTAAGCCCCAAACTTTTTTTGCCCAAGGAATTTCTACCAACAACATCATTGATAACCAACGTAAACCACTGACTTTGACAAAATGGCTATGACTCGACCGTACTGGGTCGCGATAAATGCCTTTAGCTTTGATATTCTTCCCTTTTCGTCGTTCTATCGTATCGTCTATCCCGCAGACAATTATTCCCTTGGGAATAAATGCCATAACTAAAGTTGTTAGTAGTATCTTGCTTGCTCGGAGGTTTGACCAAACTGCACGATTTAATACTCGATGATAATTTTGGAAGTTTGGCTTATCCGACAGTCCCATCACTTCTAGTATTGAAGTTACAGTTCGTTTTCCTGTGGCTAAAATACTACCGACCAACATTAGCTGAACATGATTCCAAACCTTTTTGGAGAAGAGATCGGCAAAAGGTAGGAGAACACTGATAATTTCAACAGGTAGATTGAAACTCATACTTCGAGCTTAACGATACACCAAAAATACTCTATCGTTATTCGACTTCACTTTTCTCTCACAATGGATAAAGTCGAGCTAAAAATATATTTAGAAAAGTAGTCTTAAACCCGCTACCAAAGCAAAGTTATCCGTACTCTCACCTTCCTCTCTGGCTAATTCTGCTGTATCACCAAATTTGCGCGTCCAGTTGACTCCCGCATAAGGAGCAAATTTTCGGCTAATTTCGTAACGTAGTCGTAATCCCAATTCAATGTCATTTAAACCAGAACCGACCCCAAACTCTTCTACATCCTGAATAGCAATATTTGTCTCCAATTCTGGCTGTAAAACCAACCTCTGAGTCAGAAGTAGCTGATATTCAGCACCAAGTCGCGCCGAAACATCTCCATCTTGACTGACAAAAACAGAAGCATCTACTTCAAAAAGGTAAGGAGCTAAACCCTGAATGCCAATTACACCAGAAGCTCTTGCAGGACCTCCTTCAGAACTGTAAACCTGGTCGTATTTTAGCCCAGCCTGAAGATCGAAGAAAGGAGAAATTAATTTACCATAAAGAAGCTGTAGCTCTGCTTCTCCATCTCCCGTATCTAAACCGACATCTCCTTCGGTCTTAATCCATAGTCGCTGATAATCGCCTCCAACCCAGCCAATTCCATCCCAATTAAAGGTATCTTCTCCATCGTTGGCGCGGTACTCTAACTGGTCTAACAAAAGCAAATAATAAGTTCGATTATCACCTATGGGCGAGGGCCAATCTTCTCTAGGTAATTTTGGAAGATCGATATTACCATTATCGGACTGAGATAAGCGCGATCGTTCTCCCTCAGTAAGCATCTCTGCTTTTTGGCTGTTGTTTGTGTGGGTACTAG
This genomic window from Myxosarcina sp. GI1 contains:
- a CDS encoding transposase, with amino-acid sequence MSFNLPVEIISVLLPFADLFSKKVWNHVQLMLVGSILATGKRTVTSILEVMGLSDKPNFQNYHRVLNRAVWSNLRASKILLTTLVMAFIPKGIIVCGIDDTIERRKGKNIKAKGIYRDPVRSSHSHFVKVSGLRWLSMMLLVEIPWAKKVWGLPFFTALAPSERYHQKQQRQHKKLTDWARQMILQVKRWLPNRELVIVADSSFAALELLSAVSNYSRFVSSVAMITRLRLDAALYEPASLRPPGTMGRPRLKGKRLPNLEQVLIDAGTDWSKITLANWYGETERTVEITTGVAVWYHTGLPVVPIRWVLVRDPLNKFKPQALLCTHQEYQPQQILEWFVRRWQMEVTFEREGWRGCLAISNRAVEEVRRHLGLETQRQWSDLAIARTTPLILGLFSLVTLLAHRLQTDFTWTTRQKSWYVKSLPTFSDALALVRRFLWASTFSMSSNSADIIKVPRPLFNRLRDFAIYAA
- a CDS encoding copper resistance protein B encodes the protein MRINDRGYRSTPAGLVSILSILFLAPAVVAEPELGIEASTHTNNSQKAEMLTEGERSRLSQSDNGNIDLPKLPREDWPSPIGDNRTYYLLLLDQLEYRANDGEDTFNWDGIGWVGGDYQRLWIKTEGDVGLDTGDGEAELQLLYGKLISPFFDLQAGLKYDQVYSSEGGPARASGVIGIQGLAPYLFEVDASVFVSQDGDVSARLGAEYQLLLTQRLVLQPELETNIAIQDVEEFGVGSGLNDIELGLRLRYEISRKFAPYAGVNWTRKFGDTAELAREEGESTDNFALVAGLRLLF